One window of the Montipora foliosa isolate CH-2021 chromosome 4, ASM3666993v2, whole genome shotgun sequence genome contains the following:
- the LOC138001005 gene encoding uncharacterized protein, whose translation MHSFVFRPQKTAKSVALATLITTVPQEANEKELERDQGKLKRLHIRGISHANTIRKKLDPNDNKNGTSDPDQKAEQVVVQIELLKPKDQFGLSTILFDNPAVKCHLVSNGAECVLIKKSWFLQHANEAMLRKLRNQIPPYPSQAKLEQKMQDQANWDSFKTQTINTLLDTLHL comes from the exons ATGCATTCATTTGTCTTTCGACCACAGAAAACAGCCAAGAGCGTCGCCTTGGCAACACTAATTACTACTGTTCCTCAAGAAG CCAATGAAAAGGAGCTGGAACGAGATCAGGGAAAGCTAAAAAGATTACACATCAGGGGAATCAGCCATGCCAACACAATCCGCAAGAAATTGGATCCG aacGACAACAAAAACGGGACCTCTGATCCAGATCAGAAAGCAGAGCAAGTTGTTGTGCAGATAGAGTTACTCAAACCTAAAGATCAGTTT GGTCTATCAACGATACTTTTTGACAATCCTGCTGTAAAATGTCATTTG GTAAGCAATGGCGCCGAATGTGTGCTGATCAAGAAGAGTTGGTTTCTTCAGCACGCAAACGAGGCCATGTTACGAAAACTTCGAAATCAG ATTCCTCCGTACCCAAGTCAGGCTAAACTGGAACAGAAGATGCAAGATCAAGCGAACTGGGACTCCTTTAAAACACAAACTATAAACACTCTCTTAGATACCCTTCATTTATGA